A single genomic interval of Caldisalinibacter kiritimatiensis harbors:
- a CDS encoding tetratricopeptide repeat protein: MFTLIKKHRFLTLITLVILVTYTWVWVQCYIATQNYYRNAMDNLNKGKYITALKGDRVLSEDNSKYVFIGGFQQVVEIWENPCAVPKPKLYTQAKEKISSIIKEKIDIHTGEEAFQTYINLDNRYLPEILLHVGDLYLRKGDKKSAKETYTVVKDAFAFNQEAVKSAEEKLNRIK, from the coding sequence ATGTTTACGTTAATAAAGAAACACCGTTTCTTGACCCTTATAACATTAGTAATTCTTGTTACGTACACATGGGTTTGGGTTCAATGTTATATAGCAACGCAAAACTACTATAGAAATGCTATGGATAATTTGAATAAAGGGAAATATATTACTGCTTTGAAAGGTGATAGAGTATTATCTGAAGATAATTCAAAATATGTCTTTATTGGAGGATTCCAACAGGTTGTTGAGATTTGGGAAAATCCTTGTGCAGTACCGAAACCAAAATTGTATACACAAGCAAAAGAAAAAATTAGTTCAATTATAAAAGAAAAAATTGATATACATACTGGTGAAGAGGCTTTTCAGACATATATTAACTTAGATAATAGGTATTTACCTGAAATTTTGTTACATGTTGGGGATTTATATTTACGGAAAGGTGATAAGAAAAGTGCTAAAGAAACTTATACAGTTGTGAAAGATGCTTTTGCTTTTAACCAAGAAGCTGTTAAATCTGCTGAAGAAAAACTGAATAGAATAAAATAG
- a CDS encoding carbohydrate ABC transporter permease, whose translation MERTYECKYVDNKKIKKGIRIKRHKVIKNFIIYAILISGAFVVIYPFFFMVINSLKTGPEIMHHPNALPREISLKGYIGVFKLLDVPRLFLNTIFISGSVTILNTIFSSMVAYGIVKTQIPGRKVLFKIILGSMMIPGILLLIPTYMMMYNWNWINTYRVLIIPAAISAYNIFLMMQFMKQIDNAYLEAARIDGASEWQIFWKIVLPMSKPALATIMILTFMGSWNDFFGPLLYLRDESLMTLQLGLYRFSSSIPGKHIEQLWAATTMISIPVVIVFFFLQKNFIKAFTGIGLK comes from the coding sequence ATGGAGAGAACTTATGAGTGTAAATATGTTGATAATAAAAAAATAAAAAAAGGTATTAGAATAAAGAGACATAAAGTTATAAAAAACTTTATAATCTATGCGATATTGATATCTGGAGCTTTTGTAGTAATATATCCTTTCTTTTTCATGGTAATTAACTCATTAAAGACTGGTCCAGAGATTATGCATCACCCTAATGCTTTACCACGAGAAATTTCATTAAAAGGATATATAGGAGTATTTAAGTTACTAGATGTACCGAGATTATTTTTAAATACTATTTTTATTTCAGGTAGTGTAACAATATTAAACACTATCTTTTCTTCAATGGTAGCGTATGGAATCGTAAAAACACAAATTCCAGGAAGAAAAGTTTTATTTAAAATTATATTAGGCTCTATGATGATTCCCGGAATTTTGTTACTAATACCAACTTATATGATGATGTATAACTGGAATTGGATTAATACTTATAGAGTACTTATTATTCCAGCAGCTATAAGTGCTTATAATATTTTTTTGATGATGCAGTTTATGAAGCAAATCGACAATGCATATTTGGAAGCTGCTCGTATTGATGGTGCTAGTGAATGGCAAATATTTTGGAAAATTGTTTTACCCATGTCAAAACCAGCACTGGCTACTATAATGATTCTTACTTTTATGGGAAGTTGGAATGACTTTTTTGGGCCATTATTATATTTAAGGGATGAATCTTTAATGACTTTACAATTAGGATTGTACCGTTTTAGCAGTTCTATTCCAGGGAAACATATAGAGCAGTTATGGGCTGCTACAACAATGATTTCCATTCCTGTAGTAATAGTATTTTTCTTCTTGCAAAAGAATTTTATAAAAGCTTTTACAGGCATAGGCCTAAAATAA